In Motacilla alba alba isolate MOTALB_02 chromosome 2, Motacilla_alba_V1.0_pri, whole genome shotgun sequence, the DNA window cttcacagaatcacaggatggttcGTCTCTCATCTTCACCTGAAGAGAGACCTTAGCTTCAGCTTCATTCCCTGCAGGTTCCTCTCCCCTCCAAACCAAAAGCCCAGGCCTGGGCATTGCCTCTTGCTGCTGATCACTAGCAGCTACAAGAACCATCTCTGATGGATGTCTAAAGCATTTAAGCTTTCATTTGGTTTTGAAATGCTGGAGTCTGAAAGCATATGTGAACTACAGCTCTTAATGTTTTGCACTCTCTCTTTCCCAAAAGTCTAACCTCAGgccagagagagaggaggatCTCGCCACCTAGAGATCTCCTCTGAACATCTAACTATGGTACAGACAACTGCAGTCAAGGACACAGGGGAACCAAGATGAAGGATCTATTTTCTCTCAGTCCTGGCCCAGAagagctgtggatgctccattcctggaagtgttcaagccCAGGTTTGGATGgagttctgagcaacctggactagtgaaaggtgtccctgcccagggcagagcagatgGAACTGcattatctttaaggtcccttccaacccaaaccattctataatcTCTGAGCAAAAAAAGACTAGGCCTAGTCTGAATCTTAGATTTATTATGATTACAACTTTCACAAATTAATATAGTTGATATACcctcaacaatttttttttctttttaaagcattttcaacattttcGTTTTTGTTTATATGCCAAGAGTTATGTCCAGATGAGGTCAGTGCTAGATGTGCTTAATAGGTCCAAAGTCTTCTCTACCTGGAGAAGTCTGTTGGCATGACTATACAGCTAGATAGATATTCATTAAAGTTCAtattctggaagaaaaacacagtcaTACCactaaattaagatttttttttgtcaggatCATTCAGGAGGCTGAAAACCTGCCCCAACTCTCAGTAATACCACTAAAACTACTCCATAAAATCACTGCTAGTGCCAGTCACAGAATTCCAGCATCATTTAGATTGGagaagacctctgagatcatcatCAAATCCAGCCTATGACCGAACATCACCAAATCAGCTACAGCACAGTACTAAGTGCCGTGTCCCATCTTTTCTTAAACATTCTCAGGAATGCTGAtgccatcacctccctgggaagcccattccaatgtttaaTCACCCTGAAGAAAGTCCTCCTGATgcccaacctaaacctcctctggcacagttTGAGGTTaattcctcttgtcctgtcactcgTTAATCGTGAGAAGAGgcctggctacaccctcctttcagatGGAGAGCGATAAggagcttccttttctccaggataaacaaccccagctccctcagccgctcctcacTGGTTCTCCACACCCCTCACCAGCTCTGCTACCCTTCTCTGCACTCGCTCCAGCACCCCAGTGTCCTTCCTGGACTGAGGACCCCAGAACTGATCACAGGATTCGGGGTGCGGCCTGACGGGAGCCGAGTACAGCGGGACTGGACGATTCCATCTAGAAACAGCCCAGAGCCCGAGCGCTGCCACCGTGCAGGCTTGCGAGCGCCGCTGCTGCGCGCaagggcggcggggcgggcgcggcgcggggggcggAGCGGGGAAGCCTCACGGACAGGGCGGAGCGGGGCCCGTGTCGTAGCAGCCCCGCCGGGCGGGAGGCGATCGCCATGGAAACCCCGGCCCCGCCCCTGCCCCCCCGGGTGCcgccgggagcgcggccggAGCTGCCGGGTCCCTCCTCCCCGGGCAGCGCCAGGTAgagcgcggggcgggggccgccCGGGTCGGGCGGGAGGAGCCgcgagcggcggcgggcggagcgcaGGCCGGGCTCGTTCCGCTGCCCCGCCGCAGCTCGGCCCGGATCCCACCCGGCGCCGGTGCCCCCGGCCATCCCCTCTCGGACCCCCGGCAGCGCCCCCCGGGAGCGAAGAGGGGCCGGGCTCCCCTCAGCCCGCCAGGGCGGGGCTTGTTCGTCGTCCCCGAGCCTGGCGGAGAGGCCCTTACGTGTTGCCATGGCCGAGGGggccgcggcggccccggcgtGCTTCAGCGAGGATGATTTTTACTGCCCGGTGTGCCAGGAGGTGTTCAAAACGCCCGTGAGGACCGCCAACTGCCAGCACGTGTGGGTATCCCGACCCCCCGCCCCTTCCCAAGCCTTTTCCTCGATTCCTCCGGCTCTCCGCCTTGTGCTCCTCGGCTCCCCCCGCTCCCGGCGCACGGACCCTCGGCCTGGAGACGCTGGCGGTGAGGATGCgagcccagtgctgctccagcctcccctCGCCTCTTTCTTTTGTAGCCGACGAGGACCGGTCATTTGGGAGAAGCCCCCCCACCTCCCCGGGTGTCTGGTCGGCGGTGGGGGagttctgctgtgctgtctgaGCTAACTCGCGGTTTTTAACTTCATGGTTTTCCCCGTTCCTTTTCGAACAAGGACGGTAGTGTGAGTTGTTCGCTCTTTTCAGTTCATctattcagcatttttttttccagagggaCGTTTGATTACAACGTGCTACTttgtagaaaagcaaaatagcTTTGGCAGCTGGTGCGTAAGGAGGGAGAGCTGCAAAAGCTGGTGACCTGAGGTCTCTGGAAACGCGTGCTGAATGAAGCTTTGCAGTGGTTTTGGCTCTGCTTAAGGACAATAAACAGGAGTTACGCTGATAAGATTGTCCAAAATCACGTGCTTGCTGCACCATTTAATATCTCATTAGTGATCAATCTGGTATGCAGCTCGGTAATACCAGTCAATAAATAAGAAGAGTTTTATCTAGAGTACCTTGCTAAGCTCCCCTGATTTCCATATCCTTCATCGTAAGCACCattgtttcatttaaatgtcAGACTTTGTATTCGGTAAACTATTACTCTgatacttctcttttttttttttttttcttttttttttcttttttttttctctaacaaTTATCCAGCTCTCTTCAAGGACAAAGTATCCGACTCTGTATATTTTGCTAACCTGTGTTTGTGGTAACTTTTCAATTTAGGTTTTGCAGGAAGTGCTTCTTGACAGCTATCAGAGAAAGTGGAACACATTGTCCTCTCTGCCGGGGGAGCGTgactaaaaaagaaagaacGTATCCCAAAAGGGCTCTAGATGTTGAAAACAGTATGAAGAAAGCTTCTGGGGGCTGTAGatgctgtgagaagcaggtagagtaaaactttaaaaaaagttaataagTTGTTAATGGTTTTGTCCAGACACACCTTTACTGTGTGTCATTCTCATCTTGGAGCTGAAGAGCCTGTAGCAATTTGAACTTAGCTTTGTATGGCTTGTGCATATACTGGGCATGCAGTGCCTGCTAGCTGCAGCTAACAGGTGTAAACTGAAAGAGCATCTTGAATTGTCAATGAAGGCATTTTAAGTGGAGTGCCAGATTTTCCctgaaaggatggaaaaaatgGATATAGCTATAAAACTGGCAAAAGGAAAGTTAAGGAGCTGAACATGAAAATTGCAGATATATGGAAAAGCTCAGAAACTCTCAGTATGGAAATGCAACTGCTTCGAGCCactataaaatttaatttaaaaccgAAATATGTGAGTTGATTAGTTGCAATGCCCACATGATCAATCATATGtaatttcctccttccccatcAATCCTTTTacattcctttcatttcctttctaaaGGGATCATTATTTTAGGAGCGCTGGGTGAAATCTTGACCCTCACTGAAACCAAGAGTTATGTCTCTTTTGATATAAACAGATGCAGGATTGCAGCCATACTTTTTGTTTATAACAAAATGCATCAGATCCAGGTAGTCCTTATGTTGGTTTCATTTCACTTGGGACTTCTGCCAATGTGAAGATCAGCACTAATGGAGCCCTTAGCTGCTTGCATGGTTCCACATGATTCATTGGGATTaaaagtggggaaaaagaaactgaTAGCAAGTTGATAAACTGGACAGAAGAACCAAACAGAATAACTTTAATGGAATTTAGGCACAGGCATGTGAGATACAATCTTGTTCAGCCTCTAGACCTGTGAGCACCTTCTGACAGTGCTGTTGGACCTGAAATACAGGGGCATGTCCAACACAGCTGTCTTCTGGCAAATCTAAGCAACTCATTCTCTTAATTTGAATTAAAGGTCAATAGGCAGCCTTAAGTTGGTGATCATTCACCTGTTTGTTTCCCTCCCCTGCCAATAAGTAAATGAACACACctaatgcaaaaagaaaatgttccttGCATGTGGTAACAGGAGGCCAGAGAAGACTGAAGGAGAAGTGATGCTTATCCCATCCTCACAGCCACTCTCTATTCTAGCACATCACCTATTGATCCTTGATCTGGGAGATGTAGTTCCAGTGACTTTGTTTCAGTTAAATGGTGTTTTCTTGCATCTTTTATCCTTGAGAGTGCTCTCAGATATCCAGCAGTTTGAGTGGCAATGTTCTCCAGTCTCACAGAGTGACACTGGCTCTGAGGAGAGAGGAATTGGAGATGTCCTGTTGGTGAAGAAAGTGTTCATGCTCAGAAGGGAGACACGACTTCTGGTTTCTACTGCACATGAAGTCTAAATAATTCCTGCATGCATTGCTTTCTGTTGGCAGAATTATCTCTTCCTTCTATCTGTTCCTGGATTGTTTAGTATGATTTCAGTAAtttggcattttattttcaggttagATTTTCATGGATGAGACAGCATTATAAAACGTGTAAGAAGTATCAGGATGAATATGGTGTTTCTTCAATTATGCCAAACTTACAGATTTCCCAAGATGCAACAGGGAACAGGTAATCAGGGGGTTCTATGTGTAAGAGTGCATCTTCTttccccaccccctcccctcagggaaagtatttttttccagggcaTTTCTTTTTGCATTAATTATTATCTGTGTTTTGCACTTCAAAATAGGAGTTTTTCCAGGTCTTTTTCTCTACTCTTAGCAGACAGAAGAAAACCTTTCTGCATGATGGCTTTGCAATGTCTTCTAGAGACTCTCctaaaaagtatttaatatttgtaGTTTGCTTTCCTTGCCTTGACAGCATTTGAGCAGTTTACTTTGTaacatatttaataatatttaccTCTGGAGAAGTTCCTGTCTATTTTTattccccctcccctttcctAAGTTTGTTTTAGTGGGCATCCTGTTTCAAAACATTACTGTGCaagcttttgctttctgattgaatttattttgaacAGATTTCTTATGAAATATATAAGGAATTTCCAGTATGTTGCACACCATAACATCAAATTACACTTGCCATTTGTTTTCAGGCAGTAAAGCTAAcctttttttcatatattctcACTGATGGTAGGGGTTGGgaattttgggttatttttgagAAGCTTTTTATATGTCCATTTCTCAGAGCTTTATTAtatatgccttttttttttgacattgattttctatttttagcaGTCTGAACTTCT includes these proteins:
- the RNF138 gene encoding E3 ubiquitin-protein ligase RNF138 isoform X1; the protein is MAEGAAAAPACFSEDDFYCPVCQEVFKTPVRTANCQHVFCRKCFLTAIRESGTHCPLCRGSVTKKERTYPKRALDVENSMKKASGGCRCCEKQVRFSWMRQHYKTCKKYQDEYGVSSIMPNLQISQDATGNSSRSDAISDTGEMANNQILQGETSGHPTFKCPLCQEGNFTRQRLLDHCNNRHLYQIVPVICPICVSLPWADTNQVTRNLVSHLNLRHRFDYGEFVNLQLDEEAQYQNAVQESCHVNF
- the RNF138 gene encoding E3 ubiquitin-protein ligase RNF138 isoform X2; its protein translation is MAEGAAAAPACFSEDDFYCPVCQEVFKTPVRTANCQHVFCRKCFLTAIRESGTHCPLCRGSVTKKERTYPKRALDVENSMKKASGGCRCCEKQVRFSWMRQHYKTCKKYQDEYGVSSIMPNLQISQDATGNSRSDAISDTGEMANNQILQGETSGHPTFKCPLCQEGNFTRQRLLDHCNNRHLYQIVPVICPICVSLPWADTNQVTRNLVSHLNLRHRFDYGEFVNLQLDEEAQYQNAVQESCHVNF